From the Nostoc sp. PCC 7107 genome, the window GTCAATAAAATGGTAATTCCTTGATTGCTCAATTGCCGAATTAACTCCCAAACTTCGTAGCGAGATTCAATATCTAACCCGGTAGTTGGTTCATCTAAAATAACTAACTTTGGTTGATGTACTAAAGCCACTGCAATATTTAACCGCCGCTGCATTCCACCGCTGAGAGTTTCTACAGAACTTTTTGCCCTATCTAATAAATTTACCGCCGCCAGAGTAGTTTCTATTTGTTGCTGACGAATTTTTCTATCTAATCCATAAATATCAGCAAAAAATTTTAAATTTTCTTCGCAAGTTAGAGTTTTATATAGTAAATTTTCTTGGGGTGCAATGCCAATAATTTTTTTGGTTGCATCTGAAATTGGCTGGTGGTTAATTGTCACATTACCACTATCAGCTTTGAGTAAGTTGCAGATAATATTAATTGTGGTTGTCTTACCAGCACCATTTGCACCGAGTAAGCCATAAATTTCTCCTGGTTCTATATGTAAGCTTAAATCTTGTAATACTTGTCTTTTAGCGTAAGATTTATTGAGATTTTTAATTATGAGCATAGTTTTAATATTCTTTTATAGTCGTAGTCACTTAGGTTAGGACAATGTTGATAGCTTAAAGGCCTGATGATACTGGGTTTCTACTTATATATTATTAGCAATACTCAAAACCTCGCCTTGTTTAATCATTTGAGTATTTATACATTCATAATCTTCTCTCTACTAGCAACATACGACGATAAGATAACCAACCACCAATAACCATTACCAGCGTAAATACTACTAAAAACCAAAAATGTGGCGCAATATCACCAATTTGTTTACCCTTGGTTGATACTCCCACAAACGCTTCATTCATGTGATAAATTGGGTCATACTTAGCAATATTAATTAAACTTTTAGGAAATAATGAACTAGGTAAAAATGCCCCACCTAAAATTAATAAAGGTACACCAAATGCAGCAACTAAAGCATTCACATCTTCAATTCGCCTGGCCAATTGTGTACCTAAAATAAAACCTAAACCGACATAAGCCGCAATACTCATCAAAATAATGATTAATCCTAAAAAAATAGAACCTTGAAATGTAGCGCCCCAAAAAGCAGCAACGGTATAAACTAGTAAAGTTTGCCCTAAGCCAATGCAACTATGAGCTAAAAAAATTCCTAAAAAATAGGATATACCACTCAAAGGCGAAAGAAACAGGCGTTTGAGGGTTTGCTGTTCTCGTTCGGCAACGACAGTGGCGACGCTACCACCCAAACAGCTAAAAAATAAAGCCGCACCCACTAATGTAGAAGGTGCAGTATATTCAAAAGCCTTATTGATTGGGAGTTTTGCACGTTCTGCCAAAATAAACGCACCGAGAATTAATACAGAAATTGGAAAAATACTCCAAAAAATCAGGCTGCGTCGGCGACGGAATAATTCAATAAGGATGCGCTGAGTGACAGCTATGGTTTCGCGCCAATATTTCATCTGAGGAAGTCTCCAGTATTGTGTACTCTTGACAATTTCTGCCATTCTGGCAAAATAATTCAGTCCGGGACTTAGCACGGTGATCACAGAAATATTCTTAACAATACAATCTGCGAACTCACAGTCATCATTT encodes:
- a CDS encoding ABC transporter ATP-binding protein — encoded protein: MLIIKNLNKSYAKRQVLQDLSLHIEPGEIYGLLGANGAGKTTTINIICNLLKADSGNVTINHQPISDATKKIIGIAPQENLLYKTLTCEENLKFFADIYGLDRKIRQQQIETTLAAVNLLDRAKSSVETLSGGMQRRLNIAVALVHQPKLVILDEPTTGLDIESRYEVWELIRQLSNQGITILLTTHLLDEAERLCNKVGILKNGQILAEGSLAQLRKLIPAAEILVVKTAQKEEAIARAQEYNFTPKYYGNELAFWLPEPLELKEILAHFEGINFEAIARQPVRLEHIYLEVTQNPYC
- a CDS encoding ABC transporter permease, translated to MKYWRETIAVTQRILIELFRRRRSLIFWSIFPISVLILGAFILAERAKLPINKAFEYTAPSTLVGAALFFSCLGGSVATVVAEREQQTLKRLFLSPLSGISYFLGIFLAHSCIGLGQTLLVYTVAAFWGATFQGSIFLGLIIILMSIAAYVGLGFILGTQLARRIEDVNALVAAFGVPLLILGGAFLPSSLFPKSLINIAKYDPIYHMNEAFVGVSTKGKQIGDIAPHFWFLVVFTLVMVIGGWLSYRRMLLVERRL